One part of the Rutidosis leptorrhynchoides isolate AG116_Rl617_1_P2 chromosome 1, CSIRO_AGI_Rlap_v1, whole genome shotgun sequence genome encodes these proteins:
- the LOC139886544 gene encoding beta-galactosidase 9: MHNNLGLLIKLQWMMLIALTVTVNGEYFKPFNVSYDHRALIIDGQRRMLVSAGIHYPRATPEMWPDLIAKSKEGGADVVQTYVFWSGHEPVRGQYNFEGRYDLVKFVKLVGESGLYLHLRIGPYVCAEWNFGGFPVWLRDIPGIVFRTENAPFKQEMQRFVKKIVDLMREEALFSWQGGPVIMLQIENEYGNIEDSYGQKGKDYVKWAANMAVGLGAGVPWVMCQQTDAPENIIDACNGYYCDGFRPNSNKKPVLWTENWDGWYTTWGGRLPHRPVEDLAFAVARFYQRGGSFQNYYMFFGGTNFGRTSGGPNYVTSYDYDAPIDEYGLLSQPKWGHLKDVHAAIKLCEPALVAADSAQYIKLGSMQEAHVYRGNGSICSAFLANIDEHKASTVQFLGQSYTLPPWSVSILPDCKNTVFNTAKVGAQTSVKVADIEALSAKHSSPKLLMIQKEEPFMSESWMTLKEPIGVWGDDNFTVQAILEHLNVTKDRSDYLWYITRVYVSDEDIAHWNENAVSPSLKIDSMRDVVRIFINGELIGSAQGDWVQVVRQVQFKQGYNDLLLLSETVGLQNYGAFLEKDGAGFKGQITLTGFKNGDVNLTHSPWTYQIGLKGEFMKIYATDNSDENLGWTKLTKEEVPSILSWYKTYFDSLGGKDPVVLDLGSMGKGQAWVNGHHIGRYWTLVAPKDGCQETCDYRGSYNSEKCNTNCGKPTQTLYHVPRSWLKPSHNLLVLFEETGGNPFKISAKTVSVGTVCSHVSEDYYPPVHMWSHPSYISGELSTDQMKPVMELHCDDGYTIASIDFASYGTPQGSCQTFSTGNCHAPTSSSILSKACEGKNSCKIEVSNSVFGDPCPRTVKTLAVKARCIRQPSSTSRYIGLSEL; the protein is encoded by the exons ATGCACAATAACTTAGGGCTATTAATTAAGCTCCAATGGATGATGCTTATTGCGTTGACTGTAACGGTCAACGGTGAGTATTTCAAGCCGTTTAATGTGAGTTATGATCATAGAGCACTTATAATTGATGGACAACGGAGAATGCTTGTTTCTGCTGGTATTCATTATCCTCGTGCCACACCTGAG ATGTGGCCTGATCTGATAGCCAAGAGTAAGGAAGGTGGGGCTGACGTCGTTCAAACTTACGTATTCTGGAGTGGTCATGAGCCAGTTAGAGGACAG TATAATTTTGAGGGAAGATATGATCTTGTAAAGTTCGTAAAGTTGGTGGGAGAAAGTGGGCTATATCTTCACTTACGAATAGGTCCATATGTTTGTGCCGAGTGGAACTTTGG CGGTTTCCCTGTGTGGCTTCGTGATATTCCTGGAATTGTATTTCGAACAGAAAATGCACCATTCAAG CAAGAGATGCAACGCTTTGTCAAAAAGATAGTAGATTTGATGCGAGAAGAAGCCCTCTTCTCCTGGCAAGGTGGCCCAGTCATCATGTTGCAG ATTGAAAATGAGTATGGAAACATTGAAGACTCTTATGGCCAAAAAGGAAAAGACTACGTAAAATGGGCTGCAAATATGGCTGTTGGTCTTGGAGCTGGCGTCCCATGGGTTATGTGCCAGCAAACGGATGCTCCAGAAAACATC ATAGATGCCTGCAACGGATACTATTGTGATGGTTTTAGACCTAACTCCAACAAAAAACCAGTACTTTGGACGGAAAATTGGGATGGATG GTATACAACTTGGGGTGGAAGACTGCCTCATAGGCCTGTGGAGGACCTTGCATTTGCGGTTGCTCGATTTTATCAGCGGGGAGGAAGCTTTCAGAATTATTATAtg TTTTTTGGTGGGACAAATTTTGGACGGACTTCTGGAGGCCCTAATTATGTTACTAGTTATGATTATGATGCACCAATTGATGAATATG GTCTTTTAAGTCAGCCTAAATGGGGGCATCTAAAGGATGTGCATGCTGCTATAAAACTTTGTGAGCCTGCACTAGTTGCTGCAGACTCGGCTCAGTATATAAAATTAGGATCTATGCAGGAG GCACATGTGTACCGTGGTAACGGAAGTATCTGTTCAGCATTTCTTGCAAATATCGATGAGCATAAAGCAAGTACAGTCCAATTTCTTGGTCAATCTTATACTTTACCGCCATGGTCCGTGAGTATATTACCAGACTGCAAGAATACTGTATTTAACACTGCAAAG GTTGGGGCACAGACCTCCGTTAAAGTGGCAGATATTGAAGCACTGTCTGCAAAACACTCGTCTCCTAAGCTCTTAATGATTCAGAAGGAGGAACCTTTCATGTCTGAATCGTGGATGACACTTAAGGAGCCCATTGGTGTTTGGGGTGATGATAATTTCACGGTTCAAGCGATTCTGGAGCATCTAAATGTGACAAAAGACCGATCAGATTATCTTTGGTATATCACAAG AGTATATGTTTCTGATGAGGATATTGCACACTGGAATGAAAATGCAGTTAGTCCATCACTTAAAATTGATAGCATGCGTGACGTGGTCCGCATTTTCATCAACGGAGAACTTATAG GAAGTGCACAAGGTGACTGGGTCCAGGTTGTTCGACAAGTTCAGTTTAAGCAAGGATACAATGACTTGCTGTTATTATCAGAGACCGTGGGCTTGCAG AACTATGGTGCCTTTCTTGAGAAAGATGGAGCAGGATTCAAGGGTCAGATCACTCTAACTGGATTCAAGAACGGTGATGTTAATCTCACTCATTCACCATGGACCTATCAG ATCGGGCTTAAAGGTGAATTCATGAAAATATATGCTACTGATAATAGTGATGAAAATTTGGGTTGGACTAAATTGACAAAAGAGGAAGTTCCATCAATCCTTTCCTGGTACAAG ACGTATTTTGATTCTCTGGGCGGGAAAGATCCAGTAGTTCTTGATTTGGGCAGTATGGGTAAGGGTCAAGCTTGGGTCAATGGACACCATATAGGAAGATACTGGACTCTTGTTGCTCCAAAAGATGGGTGTCAAGAAACTTGTGATTATCGTGGATCGTATAATTCTGAAAAATGCAATACAAACTGTGGAAAACCTACTCAGACTCT GTACCATGTACCAAGATCATGGTTAAAGCCATCACACAATCTACTTGTTTTGTTTGAGGAAACAGGAGGCAACCCATTTAAAATTTCTGCCAAGACAGTTTCTGTCGGAACTGTTTGCTCTCACGTGTCAGAGGATTACTATCCACCTGTTCATATGTGGTCCCATCCAAGTTACATCAGCGGTGAGCTGTCAACGGATCAGATGAAACCAGTAATGGAATTGCATTGTGATGACGGTTATACAATTGCATCCATAGATTTTGCTAGCTATGGAACACCCCAAGGCAGCTGCCAAACATTCTCCACAGGCAACTGCCATGCACCAACTTCATCGTCGATCTTGTCTAAG GCTTGCGAAGGCAAAAATAGCTGCAAAATAGAAGTCTCTAATTCTGTATTTGGAGATCCATGTCCCAGGACTGTAAAAACCTTGGCTGTTAAGGCAAGATGCATACGACAACCATCATCAACTTCACGCTATATCGGATTATCAGAATTATGA